The Lutibacter profundi genome includes a region encoding these proteins:
- a CDS encoding SRPBCC domain-containing protein, which produces MKIEKEVIFNVNKAKVWELLTNPSITKQYMFGCEVLSNWEVGNTILWKGYTEEGKEVIYVKGEIIECKKGDKVTFTMFDPNMEIEDIPENYLNLTYELIEINNKTLLRLTQGNFATVTQGKKRYEESLKGWEMVIPIMKQIVEH; this is translated from the coding sequence ATGAAAATAGAAAAAGAAGTTATATTCAACGTAAACAAAGCAAAAGTTTGGGAATTGCTAACAAACCCATCAATAACTAAACAATATATGTTTGGATGTGAAGTATTGTCTAATTGGGAAGTCGGTAATACTATTCTTTGGAAAGGCTATACCGAAGAAGGGAAAGAAGTTATTTATGTAAAAGGAGAAATAATTGAATGTAAAAAAGGAGATAAAGTAACTTTCACAATGTTTGATCCAAACATGGAAATTGAGGATATTCCCGAAAATTATCTCAACCTAACTTACGAGTTGATAGAAATAAATAATAAAACACTATTACGATTAACTCAAGGTAACTTTGCTACAGTAACACAAGGAAAAAAAAGATACGAAGAATCTTTAAAAGGCTGGGAAATGGTGATACCAATAATGAAGCAAATAGTTGAGCATTAA
- a CDS encoding glycoside hydrolase family 13 protein codes for MSIVFRTPIICVLLFFLTQFINAQNITLNRVEPPNWWIGMENTKLQLLVYGENISETKPIITYDGVTINSVTKLESNNYLFIDLTILNNTKEGVFDIIFTSNNGKELVYKYDLKSKKERNNSNQTVNASDVIYLITPDRFSNGDPTNDSTDDTLEKIDRSNKDGRHGGDIKGIINHLDYIQNLGITTLWLNPFLENDQPKYSYHGYGISDFYKTDSRFGGNKDFKDLVDLSHQKGMKIIMDQVFNHCGSGHWWMNDLPSENWLNQWETFTRSNFTNIAASDPHVSKSDYNLFTRGWFDTNLPDLNLDNLFLATYLIQNSIWWIEYSNLDGIRMDTYPYPDKKVMAKWIQTIKTEFPNFYIVAETWEAKASSLSYWNNGGVNNDGYNSYVNSVCDYPLYYSMLKAFGEENNIYKIYETLAEDFLYGDAFNNKIFNGNHDVGRLFTLLNEDVDKLKLSMAFILTTRGIPQLYYGDELLFDGDKPDGQLRKDFPGGWKSDKRNAFTKKGRTIQENDTYNYISTILHWRKNAKEIHTGKLKHFQPIENIYVYFRYTVTESTMVIINNSKNDINKYSLERYKESLVGYTSGMDIITNTKLSSLKTVNLKANKALIIKLSN; via the coding sequence ATGAGTATTGTATTTAGAACTCCAATTATTTGCGTATTACTATTTTTTTTAACTCAATTTATAAATGCTCAAAACATTACATTAAATAGAGTAGAACCACCAAATTGGTGGATTGGAATGGAAAACACCAAGTTGCAACTTTTAGTTTATGGAGAAAATATTAGCGAAACAAAACCGATTATTACTTATGATGGGGTTACGATAAATAGTGTGACAAAATTAGAAAGCAACAATTATTTATTTATAGACTTGACAATTTTAAATAACACAAAAGAAGGTGTGTTTGACATTATTTTCACTTCTAATAATGGAAAAGAATTAGTTTATAAGTATGATTTAAAATCAAAAAAAGAAAGAAATAATAGTAATCAAACTGTTAATGCTTCAGATGTCATATATCTTATCACACCAGATCGTTTTTCTAACGGAGATCCTACAAATGATTCTACTGACGATACACTTGAAAAAATTGATCGTTCTAATAAAGATGGAAGACATGGTGGAGATATAAAAGGAATAATTAATCATTTAGATTATATTCAAAATTTAGGTATAACGACTTTATGGCTAAATCCATTTTTAGAAAATGACCAACCAAAATACTCATATCATGGTTACGGAATTTCAGACTTCTACAAAACAGATAGTCGCTTTGGAGGGAATAAAGATTTTAAAGATTTGGTAGATTTATCTCATCAAAAAGGGATGAAAATAATTATGGATCAAGTATTTAATCATTGTGGCTCTGGTCATTGGTGGATGAATGATTTACCATCTGAAAATTGGTTAAATCAATGGGAAACATTTACTCGAAGTAACTTTACCAATATTGCTGCATCTGATCCTCATGTTTCAAAAAGTGATTATAATCTATTTACAAGAGGTTGGTTTGATACTAACTTACCAGATTTAAATTTGGATAATTTATTTTTAGCAACTTATTTAATTCAAAATTCTATTTGGTGGATTGAATATTCTAATTTAGACGGGATTAGAATGGACACATACCCTTATCCTGATAAAAAAGTAATGGCAAAATGGATACAAACAATTAAAACGGAATTCCCAAATTTTTACATTGTTGCAGAAACTTGGGAAGCAAAAGCATCCTCATTATCATATTGGAATAATGGAGGTGTAAATAATGACGGGTATAATTCTTATGTAAATAGTGTATGCGATTACCCTCTATATTATTCAATGCTTAAAGCATTCGGAGAAGAAAACAATATCTATAAAATTTACGAAACATTGGCAGAAGATTTTTTGTATGGTGACGCATTTAATAATAAGATTTTTAATGGAAACCACGATGTTGGTCGATTGTTTACACTGTTAAATGAAGATGTTGACAAACTAAAATTAAGTATGGCATTTATTTTAACAACAAGAGGGATTCCTCAATTGTATTATGGAGATGAGTTGTTATTTGATGGTGATAAACCTGATGGGCAATTACGAAAAGATTTTCCAGGAGGTTGGAAATCTGACAAAAGAAATGCCTTTACTAAAAAGGGAAGAACGATTCAAGAAAATGATACTTACAATTATATAAGTACGATTTTACATTGGAGAAAAAATGCAAAAGAAATTCATACTGGAAAATTGAAACATTTTCAACCTATAGAAAATATTTATGTGTATTTTAGATATACAGTTACTGAAAGTACCATGGTTATCATCAATAACAGCAAAAATGATATTAATAAATATAGTTTAGAGCGTTATAAGGAATCTTTAGTTGGGTATACTTCAGGAATGGACATTATAACAAACACTAAACTTTCTTCCTTAAAAACTGTCAATTTAAAAGCCAATAAAGCGTTAATTATTAAACTAAGCAACTAA
- a CDS encoding carbohydrate kinase family protein produces MKSIFISGGASYNSVIALDEFPQVIPQTIHHCHFNETIGNTGAGKTLTLSKLGFKTIFHSLIGNDIYGEKVRSFLQEPNLHFISDVDLNGTERHLNIMNSRGERISIFINPSTDEPKIDYQKFQKYITNADYVVINISNYSRNLLPICKQLNKEIWTDLHDYDGKNSYHQDFIDASDYIFLSSDNLPDYKPFMIQQVTKGKKLVVCTHGKGGATAYTHKGEWVEVPIINNYVMKNTNGAGDAFFSGFLYGFSKGYDTKKCMQFGTISAGLCIESELIANINLSETLIEKEYQAYF; encoded by the coding sequence ATGAAAAGTATATTTATTTCGGGAGGAGCATCTTATAATTCAGTCATTGCTTTAGATGAATTCCCACAAGTAATTCCACAAACCATTCATCATTGTCACTTTAACGAAACTATTGGAAATACAGGTGCAGGAAAAACATTAACACTTTCAAAATTAGGTTTTAAAACTATATTCCATTCGTTAATTGGTAATGATATATACGGTGAAAAAGTTCGATCATTTTTACAAGAACCAAACCTACACTTTATTTCTGACGTTGACCTTAATGGAACAGAAAGACATCTAAATATTATGAATAGTAGAGGAGAACGTATCTCTATTTTTATAAATCCAAGTACTGATGAACCAAAAATAGATTATCAAAAATTTCAAAAATATATAACTAATGCTGATTATGTCGTGATTAACATTTCAAATTATTCTAGAAATCTATTGCCAATTTGTAAACAATTGAATAAAGAAATTTGGACAGACTTACACGATTATGATGGGAAAAATAGTTACCATCAAGATTTTATTGATGCGTCTGATTATATTTTTTTAAGCTCAGATAATTTACCCGATTATAAGCCATTCATGATACAACAAGTCACAAAGGGTAAGAAATTAGTAGTTTGCACTCACGGAAAAGGTGGTGCAACTGCTTATACACACAAGGGTGAATGGGTAGAAGTCCCCATTATTAATAATTACGTAATGAAAAACACAAATGGAGCTGGAGATGCTTTCTTTTCTGGATTTCTCTATGGGTTTTCAAAAGGATATGACACAAAGAAATGCATGCAATTTGGAACCATCAGTGCAGGTTTATGTATTGAATCGGAACTTATAGCAAATATAAATTTGAGTGAAACTCTTATTGAAAAAGAGTATCAGGCTTATTTTTAA